In Cercospora beticola chromosome 3, complete sequence, the following proteins share a genomic window:
- a CDS encoding uncharacterized protein (antiSMASH:Cluster_10~BUSCO:EOG09263A3Y) has translation MSRRERRPPVVAVFLVVFDQKVGYTISWKRSVDDVDLDGVEFKSLPSGLHAVKEDLIYFIQGDHAGVTAFVQEEADARQRNASFVAVGALISLNHGQLGRSWTHAEELRRLAKVVVKQASNTEPLEEFWEQHRADNADRTAPSSPVASRAAGANGLGRKRLASEATLAGFHAEWSWPLDHPALHVPSMLETFGPLLFPLHRAALARQRILLLGSPSVQHNANTVYLTSVLSTISQSFAETLPSEAEPILRGSPLFSVGIHDIPDLTARAVDVGGWIATSTDDILGDKKNLYDLLVKLPAQTATSKAWPELITSSGRVIKASQRDLRRWNLLRRELRRLRRQTVTMFADESPSVSENDQRPLLERRDTSREAIGEVALQQRDDTEAVEPSSWSAMAYRGFMWWASAGDVSAWENEESKADEELLFDMPDIGGMFPGTADQRTQEDKESEFARAAATLLVAYFRRVTESLLRPLASIVEAADDATEEGIEEDEIRLDGDDLRAMGLDTWSELDKQFVERMLKIWFSRDAAIADNGVRICGVRVY, from the exons ATGAGCAGACGAGAGAGGCGTCCGCCGGTGGTGGCCGTGTTCCTCGTAGTGTTCGACCAGAAGGTTGG CTACACCATCTCCTGGAAACGCAGTGTGGACGATGTTGACCTTGACGGAGTCGAATTCAAAAGCCTACCCTCCGGACTGCACGCCGTGAAAGAGGATCTGATATACTTCATCCAAGGCGACCATGCCGGTGTGACCGCCTTCGTGCAAGAGGAGGCCGATGCGCGGCAGCGAAATGCGAGCTTTGTTGCCGTTGGGGCATTGATTTCACTGAATCACGGGCAGCTGGGACGTAGCTGGACGCATGCAGAAGAGCTGCGAAGACTTGCAAAGGTGGTCGTGAAGCAGGCCTCAAATACGGAGCCTTTGGAGGAGTTTTGGGAACAGCACAGAGCGGACAACGCAGATCGGACAGCACCTTCGTCTCCAGTTGCAAGTCGCGCCGCTGGTGCCAATGGCCTCGGGAGGAAGCGCCTCGCCTCAGAGGCAACGTTGGCGGGTTTTCATGCCGAATGGAGCTGGCCCTTAGACCACCCTGCACTACATGTGCCTTCCATGTTGGAAACCTTTGGTCCACTCCTGTTCCCGCTCCATCGAGCTGCGCTAGCGAGACAACGCATCCTGCTTCTCGGGAGTCCATCAGTGCAGCACAACGCCAATACAGTCTACCTCACATCTGTTCTGTCCACTATCTCACAGTCTTTCGCGGAAACTCTGCCTTCAGAAGCGGAACCAATACTGCGAGGCTCACCGCTCTTCAGCGTCGGCATACACGACATTCCGGATCTTACAGCTCGGGCTGTAGATGTGGGAGGATGGATCGCCACTTCGACAGATGACATACTTGGCGACAAGAAGAATCTCTACGACCTACTTGTGAAGCTTCCTGCACAGACAGCCACTAGCAAGGCATGGCCGGAGCTCATAACAAGCTCCGGGAGAGTTATCAAGGCCTCTCAGCGGGACCTGCGAAGATGGAATTTGCTGCGGAGAGAATTGAGAAGACTTCGGCGCCAGACTGTTACAATGTTCGCTGACGAGTCGCCGTCAGTGAGCGAGAACGATCAACGTCCATTGCTCGAGCGTCGAGACACGAGCAGGGAAGCAATTGGCGAAGTGGCATTGCAGCAACGGGATGATACCGAGGCGGTAGAGCCATCGTCATGGTCCGCTATGGCATACCGCGGCTTCATGTGGTGGGCGTCAGCTGGAGATGTCAGTGCCTGGGAAAACGAAGAATCCAAGGCTGATGAAGAACTGCTCTTCGACATGCCTGACATCGGAGGCATGTTCCCAGGCACCGCTGATCAACGTACACAAGAAGACAAGGAGTCCGAGTTTGCGCGTGCGGCCGCGACGCTTCTGGTAGCTTACTTCAGGCGCGTCACAGAAAGCCTTCTGCGTCCGCTCGCCAGCATTGTGGAGGCAGCGGATGATGCGACCGAAGAGGGTatagaagaggacgagataCGGCTCGATGGCGACGACCTCCGTGCAATGGGCCTAGACACATGGAGTGAGCTTGACAAGCAATTCGTCGAGCGGATGTTAAAGATCTGGTTCAGTCGCGATGCTGCGATCGCTGACAATGGTGTGCGGATCTGCGGCGTCAGGGTTTACTGA
- a CDS encoding uncharacterized protein (antiSMASH:Cluster_10), protein MGKSGPYYTDCTVQKNGPYYTDCVLQKNGPYYTDCVIQKNGPYYTDCVLQKNGPYYTDCVLQKNGPYYTDCVLQ, encoded by the coding sequence ATGGGCAAATCAGGACCTTACTACACAGACTGCACGGTGCAGAAGAACGGCCCATACTACACCGATTGCGTTCTGCAGAAGAACGGACCTTACTACACCGATTGTGTCATCCAAAAGAATGGCCCATACTACACCGATTGCGTCCTTCAGAAGAACGGCCCGTATTACACCGACTGCGTTCTCCAGAAGAACGGCCCATACTACACTGACTGCGTCTTGCAGTAA
- a CDS encoding uncharacterized protein (antiSMASH:Cluster_10~BUSCO:EOG09261OXD): MSTAAEMEEEAELEATEGAYAEASMNGADTGAATQQGADAGNKFQQAVAAWRSLDLTALVSTLDATAEDMVQQQKDSLVKRKELATRTKEFRKMDDNAKLSEVMGLLKMYQGYIDLLSNQNKAVSAAFMSAYSPLSEAPDPYPLLEASIDSLVTADEVVPRLESENERLQKQVAKQNTQLEDLEKQLDHERNKRQSFEGSQDSKIKEVEESWSAVLKEKEDNWSAKERSFEEKVENQDRLLKELKASYEVSQRLERTGEDSQDTGRNAAAAAELEIVNQELERTNIRLAEVEARNEQLRTELAQSAGQSSSSKSTSVEDDPAYLRLRSENSSLIRRLDTARHDRDSDKTKLESTLRSLERELSALKADRDALQSKVQKWRDYEEVKRELEMLRAIEFSSIDEADTSETTHTNGKAGESLEQLLVARNKKLSDELTELRVSHRELQQRLEQLQEDLSNTNMELEQTQKLNATLENDLQKTQQEASNAFETMSVAGTYTSRYPKSHYGSRRGRAASPTSSIIGGFDPTDSGSQSPRLGNTLESLRAGEGAVGGSGILPMVTAQRDRFKKKIGEMEQELQKQYQTVSSLRGEIASLQKDNLNLYEKTRYVSTYNRTATSGASYGGNPNPSTVSVGGSDDRYRSAYEANISPFQAFRGRESARALKRMSLPERAVFQFTRMMLATRTSRNLFAFYCVALHLLVFVMLYSMGSAHTAAHASSLSTSSLKEQVEAVAAAGGAEAHGDWKAQEFNAADG, translated from the coding sequence ATGTCGACCGCCGCAGaaatggaggaggaggcggagctggaggcGACTGAAGGAGCATACGCAGAGGCGTCGATGAACGGTGCGGATACGGGCGCGGCGACACAGCAAGGAGCAGACGCGGGCAACAAATTCCAGCAAGCCGTGGCAGCATGGCGATCGCTAGACTTGACTGCGCTCGTCTCGACATTGGACGCCACGGCAGAGGACATGgttcagcagcagaaggacTCGCTGGTAAAGAGAAAAGAGCTGGCGACGCGCACCAAGGAATTCCGCAAAATGGACGATAATGCCAAACTTTCCGAGGTCATGGGGCTGCTCAAGATGTATCAAGGCTATATCGACCTGCTCTCGAACCAAAATAAGGCCGTGTCTGCTGCCTTCATGTCCGCTTATTCTCCACTCTCCGAAGCGCCGGACCCATACCCATTGCTAGAGGCGTCTATCGATTCACTCGTGACTGCAGACGAAGTCGTGCCGAGGCTGGAGTCGGAGAATGAACGACTGCAGAAGCAGGTCGCAAAGCAAAACACCCAACTGGAAGATCTGGAGAAGCAATTAGACCACGAGCGGAATAAAAGGCAGTCATTTGAAGGATCACAAGACAGTAAGATCAAGGAAGTGGAGGAATCGTGGTCCGCCGTACTTAAGGAGAAAGAAGACAATTGGTCCGCGAAAGAGCGCAGCTTTGAAGAGAAGGTCGAGAACCAGGACCGCCTGCTCAAGGAGCTGAAGGCCAGCTACGAAGTGTCACAGAGGTTGGAGCGGACGGGCGAAGACAGTCAGGATACTGGGCGAaacgcagcggcagcggcagagcTCGAAATTGTCAACCAGGAATTGGAGAGGACGAACATTAGACTGGCTGAAGTGGAGGCTAGGAATGAACAATTGCGGACAGAACTCGCGCAATCTGCAGGGCAATCGAGCTCCTCCAAAAGCACCTCTGTGGAAGACGACCCGGCCTACCTTCGTTTACGCTCTGAAAATTCCTCGTTAATACGGCGACTAGACACTGCGAGACACGATCGCGACTCAGACAAGACTAAGTTGGAAAGCACGCTGCGCAGCTTGGAACGAGAGTTGAGCGCACTCAAAGCCGATCGTGATGCGCTGCAAAGCAAGGTACAGAAATGGCGAGACTATGAAGAAGTCAAGCGTGAGCTGGAAATGCTACGCGCAATCGAATTCTCCAGCATAGACGAGGCAGATACGTCGGAGACAACTCACACGAACGGCAAAGCGGGCGAAAGCCTGGAGCAGCTTCTTGTTGCGCGCAACAAGAAACTGAGTGACGAATTGACTGAGTTGAGAGTGTCCCACAGAGAACTGCAGCAAAGACTGGAACAGCTGCAAGAAGATCTCTCGAACACTAACATGGAGCTTGAGCAAACGCAGAAGCTGAACGCCACATTGGAGAATGACCTTCAAAAGACCCAGCAGGAAGCCAGCAATGCCTTCGAGACCATGTCTGTAGCTGGCACCTATACGTCGCGGTATCCAAAATCGCACTATGGCAGTCGGAGAGGACGAGCAGCCTCGCCGACATCGTCCATCATCGGCGGCTTTGATCCTACAGACAGTGGCTCTCAATCCCCTCGTCTGGGCAATACTTTAGAATCCTTGCGCGCTGGCGAAGGAGCTGTTGGCGGATCTGGCATTCTTCCAATGGTCACTGCACAGCGTGATcgcttcaagaagaagatcggcGAGATGGAGCAAGAATTGCAAAAGCAGTACCAGACCGTCTCATCACTGCGAGGCGAAATTGCGAGCCTGCAGAAGGACAACTTGAATTTATACGAGAAGACACGCTATGTGAGCACATATAACCGAACTGCCACAAGCGGCGCATCCTACGGCGGCAATCCCAATCCGTCAACGGTTTCCGTCGGAGGCAGTGATGACCGCTATCGATCTGCGTACGAAGCCAATATATCGCCTTTTCAAGCCTTCCGAGGTCGCGAATCTGCGCGTGCGTTGAAGCGGATGTCATTGCCAGAACGAGCGGTCTTCCAATTCACACGCATGATGCTCGCGACGAGGACAAGTCGGAATCTGTTTGCGTTTTATTGTGTGGCGCTGCATCTTCTCGTGTTTGTCATGCTTTACTCCATGGGCAGTGCTCACACGGCAGCTCATGCTAGCAGTCTCAGCACGAGTAGCCTGAAAGAACAAGTcgaggctgttgctgcagcaggagGCGCCGAGGCCCATGGCGATTGGAAGGCGCAAGAGTTTAACGCTGCTGATGGGTAG
- a CDS encoding uncharacterized protein (antiSMASH:Cluster_10~SMCOG1169:sugar transport protein), translating into MKQYGNVYLVAAISIIGGMLFGFDISSMSAIIATKPYLCYFNQGPNGPPYNDLACSGPRTDVQGGITASMAGGSWLASLVSGIISDRLGRKSAIQIGAVIWVIGCIIVCAAQNIPMLIVGRIINGFCVGICSAQVPVYITEIAPPTKRGRLVGAQQWAITWGILIMFYISYGSSFINGVAAFRLPWALQMIPAIILFFGMIILPESPRWLASKDRWEECEQVLILTHGRGDPNGPWVAQEFQEIKEWIEIERASARVRYVDLFSPKYINRTHIGLFTQIWSQLTGMNVMMYYITYVFAMAGLTGNTLLVSSSIQYVINVVMTVPALIWIDRVGRRPLLLLGSTLMATWLFANAGLLAVYGTDPGPEGVGGIKEASVEVSGAASKAVIACSYLFVASYAPTWGPVSWVYPPELFPNHLRGKAVALATSGNWAFNFALGYFVPPAFVNIKWQTYIIFGVFCVAMTLHVFFIFPETAGKQLEEVTAMFEDPRGIKYLGTPAWKTHSQFHDAQKIEHGQGLEKKMEEDHSPERHERVEPTKIDV; encoded by the exons ATGAAGCAGTACGGCA ATGTGTATCTCGTCGCCGCAATCTCCATCATTGGAGGCATGCTCTTCGGCTTTGACATCAGTTCCATGagcgccatcatcgccacgaAGCCGTACCTCTGCTACTTCAACCAAGGCCCCAATGGACCACCCTACAACGACTTGGCTTGTTCTGGACCACGAACCGATGTGCAGGGAGGCATCACCGCCTCCATGGCTGGTGGCTCCTGGCTTGCCAGTCTGGTCAGTGGTATCATCTCTGACCGTCTCGGCCGCAAGAGCGCTATCCAGATCGGCGCTGTTATCTGGGTGATAGGCTGTATTATCGTCTGCGCGGCACAGAACATTCCCATGTTGATTGTGGGTCGAATCATCAACGGTTTCTGTGTCGGGATTTGCTCTGCGCAGGTGCCAGTCTACATCACTGAGATCGCGCCGCCAACGAAGAGAGGCCGCCTGGTCGGTGCTCAGCAATGGGCAATCAC CTGGGGCATCTTGATCATGTTCTACATCTCGTACGGCAGCTCCTTCATCAACGGCGTTGCCGCCTTCCGACTTCCATGGGCTTTACAGATGATTCCCGCCATTATCCTGTTCTTTGGAATGATTATTCTTCCGGAGAGTCCTCGCTGGCTCGCGTCAAAGGATCGCTGGGAGGAGTGCGAGCAAGTCCTCATTCTCACTCACGGCCGTGGTGATCCAAATGGTCCCTGGGTAGCTCAGGAGTTCCAAGAGATCAAGGAGTGGATCGAAATCGAGAGAGCCAGCGCCCGCGTCCGCTATGTTGACCTCTTCTCGCCAAAATACATCAACCGCACCCATATTGGCCTCTTCACGCAGATTTGGTCTCAACTCACAG GCATGAATGTGATGATGTACTACATTACCTATGTTTTCGCGATGGCAGGGTTAACAGGAAACACCCTGCTGGTGTCATCCTCGATCCAATATGTCATCAACGTAGTCATGACCGTGCCTGCCTTGATCTGGATCGACCGCGTTGGACGTCGCCCTCTGCTCCTGCTTGGCTCCACCCTTATGGCAACCTGGCTCTTCGCTAACGCAGGACTCCTTGCCGTATATGGCACTGATCCAGGTCCGGAAGGTGTCGGCGGCATCAAGGAAGCCAGCGTTGAGGTCTCTGGCGCCGCATCTAAGGCTGTCATTGCTTGCTCGTACCTGTTCGTGGCCAGCTACGCACCAACCTGGGGACCTGTCTCTTGGGTCTACCCACCAGAGCTTTTCCCAAACCATCTTCGTGGAAAGGCTGTTGCTCTTGCCACTTCTGGCAACTGGGCCTTCAACTTCGCTCTCGGCTACTTCGTGCCCCCGGCTTTTGTCAATATCAAGTGGCAGACTTACATCATCTTTGGCGTATTCTGCGTGGCCATGACTTTGcatgtcttcttcatcttccctGAGACCGCTGGCAAGCAGCTCGAGGAGGTCACCGCCATGTTTGAGGATCCTCGCGGCATCAAGTACCTGGGCACACCTGCTTGGAAGACCCATTCGCAATTCCATGATGCTCAAAAGATAGAGCATGGTCAAggtttggagaagaagatggaagaAGATCACTCGCCAGAGCGCCACGAGAGGGTCGAGCCGACCAAGATCGACGTTTAG
- a CDS encoding uncharacterized protein (antiSMASH:Cluster_10~SMCOG1193:glutathione S-transferase) yields MSKPVKLYGQGAGPNPWKVAIILEELNIPYEHEAVDHSVLKQEPYISLNPNGRVPALEDPNTGVTLFESGAIIDYLLENYDKENKLRYTQSPEKYLQISWRDFQMSGQGPYFGQRAWFALFHSEKIPSAIERYTNEIKRVLGVIDAHLTKTGKPYLVGDKVSYADLMFVTWNTVVPRLLGEGFDAEWKEKYPKCYEWHQSLISRPAVKKVLEDKAAATQKK; encoded by the exons ATGTCCAAGCCAGTCAAACTTTACGGCCAAGGAGCG GGCCCAAATCCATGGAAAGTGGCGATCATCCTCGAGGAGCTCAACATACCTTACGAACATGAGGCCGTAGACCACAGTGTACTCAAGCAAGAACCTTACATCTCCCTCAACCCAAATGGCAGGGTTCCCGCACTCGAAGATCCCAACACTGGTGTTACTTTGTTCgag TCTGGCGCGATTATCGACTACCTTCTCGAAAACTACGACAAGGAGAACAAATTGCGCTACACCCAGTCTCCTGAAAAGTACCTCCAGATCTCCTGGAGAGATTTCCAAATGAGCGGCCAAGGACCTTACTTTGGACAGAGAGCGTGGTTTGCCCTG TTCCATTCAGAGAAAATTCCATCCGCCATTGAACGTTACACGAACGAAATCAAGCGTGTGCTAGGCGTGATTGACGCCCACTTGACCAAGACTGGGAAGCCGTACCTCGTGGGCGACAAGGTCTCGTACGCAGACCTGATGTTTGTGACTTGGAATACAGTTGTTCCTCGGCTGCTCGGCGAAGGATTCGATGCAGAGTGGAAAGAAAAGTATCCGAAGTGTTATGAGTGGCATCAGTCGTTGATCTCGAGACCAGCTGTGAAGAAGGTGCTTGAGGATAAGGCCGCGGCGACTCAGAAGAAGTAG
- a CDS encoding uncharacterized protein (antiSMASH:Cluster_10~CAZy:AA3), with translation MHPTTAGLVVASAALAAAAPLSNATTSYDFVVVGGGTSGLVVANRLSEDPSVSVAVIEAGASVFDNENVTDVAGYSKAFDTPIDWAYSSTPQLYAGNETKVLRAGKALGGTSTINGMTYMRAERSQIDAWAAIGNNVTWNSLLPYYKKSEHFQIPNEEQVQEGAQFNTAAHGFVGPLAVGWPTEMVGQGFPEILNSTFQSQGLNWNGEPNAGHMRGYNIFPKTVNTTANVRADAARSFYYPFSSRSNLHIYLNSFVDRLTWQGTTNSSLPFANGVVLRDPTGKVQRLSASKEVILSAGSLRSPLILEQSGVGSPTILEKHGIKVQVNNPNVGENLQDQTTVDTQYTATQNFTGSGGFIGYYNARDVFGNDTDRISTEVKASLPAYAHQVSTASNGTVALSTLEKLFNIQHKLIFKDLAVISEVIVVAPAAGSSTIEYWGLLPFSRGNIHISSSNASAPALINPNFFQFGWDIKQLIGTARAARAAANTSPFSKLISDEVLPGYQTVPRGASDQVWGEWLKSTFRSNFHYISTAAMMPREMGGVVDSDHLVYGTANVRVVDASVMPFQVSGHLTSTLYALAERASDRIKARYA, from the exons ATGCATCCAACCACTGCTGGACTCGTCGTTGCCTccgcagctcttgctgcgGCAGCACCGTTATCTAACGCCACAACCTCGTACGACTTTGTTGTCGTAGGAGGCGGCACATCCGGTCTGGTCGTTGCCAATCGCCTCAGCGAAGATCCTTCAGTCTCTGTGGCAGTGATCGAAGCAGGAGCGAGCGTTTTCGACAATGAGAACGTTACAGACGTGGCTGGCTACAGCAAAGCATTCGACACGCCTATCGACTGGGCGTACTCAAGCACACCACAGCTCTACGCCGGCAACGAAACGAAAGTCCTACGAGCCGGCAAGGCCCTGGGTGGAACGAGCACTATCAACG GCATGACCTACATGCGAGCCGAGAGAAGTCAAATCGATGCATGGGCCGCTATCGGGAACAACGTCACCTGGAACTCCTTATTGCCATATTACAAAAAGAGCGAGCACTTCCAGATTCCGAACGAAGAACAGGTGCAAGAGGGTGCGCAGTTCAATACAGCCGCACATGGCTTCGTTGGCCCTCTAGCCGTTGGATGGCCCACAGAGATGGTTGGACAAGGATTTCCAGAAATACTGAACAGCACCTTTCAATCTCAAGGACTCAACTGGAATGGTGAACCTAACGCTGGTCACATGCGTGGCTACAACATCTTCCCAAAGACGGTCAATACAACTGCGAATGTACGCGCTGATGCCGCCCGCTCATTCTATTACCCTTTCAGCTCGAGGTCAAACTTGCATATCTACCTCAACTCCTTCGTCGATCGCTTGACCTGGCAAGGGACAACGAATAGCTCGCTTCCGTTTGCGAACGGCGTTGTGCTTAGAGATCCCACTGGCAAAGTACAACGACTCTCGGCTTCAAAAGAGGTCATTCTCTCTGCAGGATCGCTACGATCGCCCCTGATCCTTGAACAATCTGGAGTGGGAAGCCCAAC CATCTTGGAGAAACACGGTATCAAGGTCCAAGTCAACAACCCCAACGTGGGCGAGAATCTCCAGGACCAGACCACAGTCGACACGCAATACACCGCAACTCAAAATTTCACTGGCTCAGGTGGCTTTATTGGCTACTATAACGCCCGAGACGTCTTCGGCAACGACACCGATCGTATTAGCACCGAAGTCAAGGCGTCTCTCCCAGCCTACGCCCACCAAGTCTCGACCGCCTCAAACGGAACAGTCGCGCTCTCAACCCTCGAGAAACTCTTCAACATCCAACACAAGCTCATCTTCAAAGATCTAGCTGTTATCTCcgaagtcatcgtcgtcgctccTGCCGCCGGTAGTTCCACAATCGAATACTGGGGTCTACTCCCCTTCTCGCGCGGGAACATCCACATCTCATCGTCGAATGCTTCCGCGCCCGCTCTGATCAACCCCAACTTCTTCCAATTCGGTTGGGATATTAAGCAACTGATTGGCACTGCAcgagctgcaagagctgccGCCAATACTTCGCCTTTCAGCAAGCTGATCTCCGATGAGGTTCTGCCGGGGTATCAGACTGTGCCTCGTGGCGCCAGCGATCAGGTCTGGGGCGAGTGGTTGAAGTCAACCTTCCGGTCGAACTTTCACTACATCTCAACAGCGGCTATGATGCCTCGAGAAATGGGTGGCGTCGTTGATAGTGACCATTTGGTCTACGGCACGGCTAACGTACGAGTTGTGGACGCTTCTGTCATGCCTTTCCAGGTGTCTGGACATCTGACGAGCACATTATACGCGCTAGCGGAGCGGGCGTCAGACAGAATCAAGGCACGATACGCGTAG
- a CDS encoding uncharacterized protein (antiSMASH:Cluster_10), whose amino-acid sequence MDSLPVTNHAAGEPESTKENILETGASMVQNFEPTKRLCAHLNAFHVYVNEPTRTSEANHYCAHVNEDVRQCILYDSPGPNARLIGVEYMVSPRIYETLDPEERKLWHSHVFEVKSGMLIMPASSAMPLAAWEKAENAEMEEVVHLYGKVFQLWQVDRGDKVPLGMPQLMTSFTSNDQTDIAKLVEDRDRRFGVDFRKKAEGRAYIEEPKVHPDADDLWKKQQKAQ is encoded by the exons ATGGATAGCTTACCGGTAACAAATCACGCCGCTGGCGAGCCCGAGTCGACGAAAGAGAATATCCTTGAGACAGGAGCATCAATGGTGCAAAACTTCGAACCTACGAAGCGTCTGTGTGCTCATCT CAACGCCTTCCACGTTTACGTGAACGAGCCCACTCGGACATCAGAAGCCAACCACTATTGTGCTCACGTAAATGAAGATGTGAGGCAATGCATCCTCTACGATTCTCCGGGCCCCAATGCTCGCCTCATCGGAGTCGAGTATATGGTATCGCCACGCATCTATGAGACGTTAGATCCAGAGGAGAGGAAGCTATGGCATTCTCACGTCTTCGAGGTCAAGAGCGGCATGCTTATTATGCCAGCCTCTTCCGCCATGCCTCTCGCTGCCTGGGAGAAGGCTGAAAACGCCGAGATGGAAGAAGTTGTGCACCTCTACGGCAAAGTCTTCCAGCTCTGGCAAGTGGACAGAGGCGACAAGGTGCCACTGGGCATGCCGCAGCTCATGACCAGCTTTACAAGCAACGATCAGACTGATATCGCCAAACTGGTGGAGGATCGGGATAGACGGTTTGGTGTGGACTTCAGGAAGAAAGCGGAAGGGAGGGCGTACATCGAAGAGCCCAAGGTCCATCCAGACGCCGACGACCTGTGGAAGAAACAACAGAAGGCCCAGTAA